One Anaerobacillus alkaliphilus DNA window includes the following coding sequences:
- a CDS encoding PD-(D/E)XK nuclease family protein, producing the protein MLVVKPSPLTDVANVDRLTQHFRKQKEVGKPIYYILPSNKYLQEARKRKAGMAFKTFDDLADLVLKKAKVEFFPVSETERTLFFQELIARDKKRFLQPSEELRHKAKAYAETYGQLKRIGVSIHELPPQYKQMQSVFQEYELEWVQKQRLLDPENRIHEAVSLQMEDSLNLGGIVIDGYLDFSTLQYMVIQYFVSLGFDITVYLPEIDHAEILVETLDQLSILGFHAEKSEEIQIEKLPLVEVSSATTMEEEVYGVLDDISQKYDEQAIKNVGILLADERAYLDMLLKVAREKDIPIKQPIKKNVTDSLLFQFIYQSLLKHSGRFSSRWDSLDLIDTLLRLQFLQSFDYMTKKKAYIESESLEEKMKEAVEQFISFRQELPKKASLVYYLSVVRDLLAKSELTDNWKKHLLQDENTKKLQQIRFEWKAYDFLLAFLNQKIEMLQEQGLSELEVHYQIFVEWFYEGLQRGTIYIERAPLKGVQLYSFRDIALFEGEHIYVLGLNEGTFPKGHKLGGYLQESDLKKLPVPFAAPTSKLFRKKDDAFFQQLFLLADKLSFSYVVGVDPHNPLLPSGYLEPWKQQIIDRKYSTVNRFAKNESFSTYDYEEKIAYHVGLGKRVSSIPMRLQAMVHTLDFLEAGIEQVSAKWHGKLKREKMSVTMLESYAMCPFKYALERILNVKEPTEKRTTIDFRDVGSMLHAIIEKFYKQLNLIGKPFSTFTAEMTEEADHILMDIFEDEWAVVEQQHLDFSQLQLSIEKEDWQKKLRKWWLAEKKHFWENKQLQTMHLFRLEESIELDLKLNEEVTITLTGKIDRIDIDEHGFVIYDYKSGLASLNFDKEVRPGLKLQLPLYLVAMEKRLLNGHYQIDLSNIFTSVPENVTAHGASYISLRDPLKRAGNSVWREEHFGKNSPFSVNYRATKEETLSSEILLAKYQLKERLVELLNGSSKDFSVRPLKCINSCVYKPVCRVTQDQIEEGEGEWK; encoded by the coding sequence ATGTTAGTTGTAAAACCGTCGCCGTTAACAGATGTGGCAAATGTTGACCGACTCACCCAGCATTTCCGAAAACAAAAAGAAGTAGGGAAACCTATTTATTACATATTACCTTCTAATAAGTATCTCCAAGAAGCCAGGAAACGCAAAGCTGGTATGGCATTTAAAACATTTGATGACTTAGCAGATCTAGTTCTTAAAAAAGCAAAAGTAGAATTTTTCCCTGTATCAGAAACGGAGCGGACATTATTCTTCCAGGAACTCATTGCTAGAGATAAAAAGAGATTTCTTCAACCATCTGAGGAGCTTCGACATAAAGCGAAAGCATATGCTGAGACGTATGGTCAATTAAAACGAATCGGCGTAAGCATTCACGAATTGCCACCTCAGTATAAACAAATGCAAAGTGTATTTCAGGAATACGAATTAGAGTGGGTTCAGAAACAACGTTTACTAGACCCAGAAAATCGTATTCATGAAGCAGTTTCGTTACAAATGGAAGACAGCTTAAATTTAGGCGGCATCGTCATTGATGGCTATTTAGACTTTAGTACTCTTCAATATATGGTTATTCAATACTTTGTATCTCTGGGGTTTGATATCACTGTGTATTTGCCAGAAATTGATCATGCTGAAATTCTAGTAGAAACATTAGATCAGCTCTCTATATTAGGTTTTCATGCTGAAAAATCAGAGGAAATTCAAATTGAGAAACTACCTCTTGTTGAAGTAAGTTCAGCTACTACGATGGAAGAGGAAGTCTATGGTGTTCTAGATGACATTAGTCAAAAGTACGATGAACAAGCCATAAAGAATGTAGGTATCCTCTTAGCTGATGAAAGAGCCTATCTTGACATGTTACTAAAAGTAGCCAGAGAGAAAGACATACCAATAAAGCAGCCGATAAAAAAGAACGTAACTGACTCGTTACTTTTTCAATTTATTTATCAGTCTTTGTTAAAGCATAGCGGCAGGTTTTCTAGTCGATGGGACTCTCTCGATTTAATTGATACTTTGTTAAGACTTCAGTTCTTACAGAGCTTTGACTATATGACAAAAAAGAAGGCGTATATCGAGAGCGAATCCTTAGAAGAGAAAATGAAAGAAGCAGTTGAACAGTTTATTTCGTTTCGACAAGAATTACCCAAAAAAGCCAGTTTAGTTTATTACCTCTCAGTAGTAAGAGATTTATTAGCAAAGAGCGAATTAACGGATAACTGGAAAAAACATTTACTACAAGATGAAAATACAAAAAAGCTTCAACAAATTCGGTTTGAGTGGAAAGCTTATGATTTTTTACTAGCATTCCTTAATCAAAAAATAGAAATGTTACAGGAGCAAGGACTTTCAGAACTAGAAGTCCATTATCAAATATTTGTAGAGTGGTTTTATGAGGGATTACAAAGAGGAACAATTTATATTGAACGGGCACCTTTAAAAGGAGTTCAACTATACTCATTTCGCGATATTGCTTTGTTTGAAGGAGAGCATATCTACGTTCTTGGGCTGAATGAAGGAACATTTCCAAAGGGGCATAAACTAGGTGGTTATCTACAAGAAAGTGATTTAAAAAAACTTCCTGTACCATTTGCGGCACCTACTAGCAAACTGTTTAGGAAGAAGGATGATGCCTTTTTTCAACAATTGTTTCTATTAGCGGACAAGCTTTCATTTTCATATGTAGTTGGTGTTGATCCCCATAATCCTTTATTACCTTCAGGATATTTAGAGCCTTGGAAACAGCAAATCATTGATAGAAAATATAGTACTGTCAATCGCTTTGCAAAAAATGAGAGCTTTTCTACCTATGATTACGAAGAAAAGATAGCCTATCATGTTGGCTTAGGAAAACGTGTTTCTTCCATTCCAATGCGATTACAAGCAATGGTTCATACTCTTGACTTTCTAGAAGCAGGAATTGAGCAAGTATCAGCAAAATGGCACGGAAAATTAAAGCGTGAAAAGATGTCGGTCACGATGCTTGAAAGCTATGCGATGTGTCCTTTTAAATATGCGTTGGAACGAATTCTAAATGTTAAGGAGCCAACTGAAAAAAGAACTACGATTGATTTTCGAGATGTAGGTTCAATGCTACATGCGATTATAGAGAAGTTTTATAAACAATTGAATTTAATTGGTAAGCCTTTTTCTACGTTTACAGCAGAAATGACAGAGGAAGCTGATCATATTTTAATGGATATTTTCGAAGATGAGTGGGCTGTAGTTGAACAACAGCATTTAGACTTTTCACAACTACAATTATCAATTGAAAAAGAAGACTGGCAAAAGAAGTTGCGCAAATGGTGGCTTGCTGAGAAAAAACACTTTTGGGAAAATAAACAACTTCAAACGATGCACCTCTTCCGTTTAGAAGAGTCGATTGAACTTGATCTTAAATTGAATGAGGAAGTAACGATTACGTTAACTGGGAAAATAGATAGAATTGATATTGATGAGCATGGCTTTGTAATCTATGACTACAAATCGGGACTTGCTTCATTAAATTTTGATAAGGAAGTTAGGCCAGGTTTGAAACTACAATTACCGTTATATTTAGTGGCGATGGAAAAACGCTTATTAAACGGTCATTATCAAATTGATCTATCTAATATTTTCACAAGTGTACCAGAAAACGTGACAGCTCACGGAGCTTCCTATATTTCTCTAAGAGATCCTTTAAAAAGAGCCGGCAATAGTGTCTGGCGGGAAGAACATTTTGGGAAAAATAGTCCGTTCTCAGTAAATTATCGAGCTACGAAAGAGGAGACCCTTTCGTCTGAAATTCTACTTGCAAAGTATCAATTAAAAGAGCGCTTAGTCGAACTCTTGAATGGCAGTAGTAAGGACTTCTCAGTTAGACCTTTGAAGTGTATTAACAGTTGTGTATATAAACCTGTTTGTCGAGTCACCCAAGATCAAATTGAAGAAGGCGAGGGTGAGTGGAAATGA
- a CDS encoding MFS transporter: MDLNINKNNSQKTITAVALVTAICLLGDSMLYIALPIYYKEVGLQSLWEVGLILSLNRLIRIPINPFVGWVYRKISLKLGLIISVILAVITTVGYGIGHGLFIWIILRCLWGISWSFLRLGGMFTVIEYATDENRGRLMGLYNGLYRLGSLFGMLLGGILVSIYGFSFVSICFGLLMIASFPLISWLVPSVNSEKVMGVPYIDSLKSLVTKQVMLVIVSGLLLALIIQGMFVSTLSLVMQELFTNEINIIGFTLGITALAGIIQGVRWAWEPFVAMRFGQLSDGNKGRLPLFIFFLMTGAISFSLLPVGMPMPIWISITFLFMFSSTILTTLIDAIAADVGKKSDLNVVMTYYTVFLDFGAALGPILAYFIIGYQNGLFLSFFLGGSVLVILALLWSKEQVTLRKHQELEQSLL, encoded by the coding sequence ATGGACTTGAATATTAATAAGAACAATAGTCAAAAGACGATTACAGCTGTAGCATTAGTTACAGCCATTTGTTTATTAGGAGACTCAATGCTTTACATTGCTCTACCTATTTATTACAAAGAGGTTGGTCTACAGTCCCTATGGGAAGTGGGTTTAATACTATCGCTTAACAGACTAATTCGAATTCCGATTAATCCGTTTGTAGGCTGGGTATATAGAAAAATTTCCTTGAAATTAGGACTAATCATCTCCGTAATTCTAGCAGTTATTACTACGGTAGGTTATGGTATTGGTCACGGGTTATTTATCTGGATTATATTGCGTTGTCTATGGGGTATTTCTTGGTCGTTTTTAAGGCTAGGCGGTATGTTTACAGTGATCGAGTACGCCACTGATGAAAATCGTGGAAGACTTATGGGATTATATAATGGACTTTACAGATTAGGAAGTTTATTCGGAATGTTGCTCGGAGGTATTCTAGTAAGCATCTACGGATTTAGTTTTGTATCGATCTGTTTCGGTCTTTTAATGATTGCCAGCTTTCCGCTTATTAGTTGGTTAGTACCCTCAGTGAACTCTGAGAAAGTAATGGGGGTACCATATATAGATTCATTGAAAAGTTTAGTGACAAAACAAGTCATGTTAGTTATTGTGAGCGGTCTGTTACTAGCATTAATCATTCAAGGGATGTTTGTTTCTACACTTAGTCTAGTTATGCAGGAGCTGTTTACGAATGAAATAAACATCATAGGATTTACTTTAGGGATTACGGCATTAGCAGGGATCATACAAGGAGTACGTTGGGCTTGGGAACCATTTGTTGCGATGAGGTTTGGTCAACTTTCAGACGGTAACAAAGGCAGGCTCCCTTTGTTTATCTTCTTTCTTATGACAGGAGCGATATCTTTTTCATTACTTCCAGTAGGCATGCCAATGCCAATTTGGATTAGCATCACCTTCTTATTTATGTTTTCATCGACTATCTTAACAACACTGATAGATGCGATAGCTGCCGATGTTGGCAAGAAATCTGATCTGAACGTAGTTATGACCTATTACACTGTCTTCTTAGATTTTGGCGCAGCATTAGGGCCAATACTGGCATATTTTATCATAGGTTATCAAAATGGTCTCTTTCTTAGCTTCTTTCTAGGTGGAAGTGTATTAGTGATTTTAGCTTTACTTTGGTCGAAAGAACAGGTAACTTTAAGAAAACATCAAGAGCTAGAGCAATCGTTACTATAG
- a CDS encoding HAD family hydrolase: MTNYKAIVLDLDGTLLKKDETISSQNKEFLLEQKEQGVKVILATGRPINMTLQYHQELQLDTPIISLNGAVIFDRQEQKVVQQSIITPKEVEHAFEKVSDSAQVMISHTSKANYQMINLVGNYITENWPVEPTGAVPAPYEPILKLSVHFKDVSSASDALALLLARFEIANWGDSFEMTKKSVTKWHALQTVLHYFQILPEEVVAFGDGPNDVEMLKNVGTGVAMENGRFMAKKVAKYITTHHDQDGVAEFFKMNRKSLQIV; encoded by the coding sequence ATGACAAACTACAAAGCGATTGTCCTAGATTTAGATGGAACATTATTAAAGAAGGATGAAACGATTTCAAGTCAAAATAAAGAGTTTCTATTAGAACAAAAAGAGCAAGGGGTAAAGGTAATTCTAGCAACTGGTCGTCCGATAAATATGACTTTGCAATATCATCAGGAATTACAGTTAGATACCCCGATAATAAGCTTAAACGGAGCAGTTATTTTTGATCGTCAAGAACAGAAGGTAGTTCAACAGTCAATCATTACACCTAAAGAAGTGGAACATGCATTTGAAAAAGTTTCAGATTCTGCGCAAGTGATGATCAGCCATACATCGAAGGCAAATTATCAGATGATAAACTTAGTAGGGAACTATATAACTGAGAATTGGCCAGTTGAACCAACTGGAGCAGTCCCAGCACCATATGAGCCTATCTTAAAACTTTCTGTCCATTTTAAGGATGTTTCATCGGCTTCGGATGCGTTAGCGCTTTTACTAGCACGTTTTGAAATAGCCAATTGGGGAGACAGCTTCGAAATGACGAAAAAGTCAGTAACGAAGTGGCACGCCTTACAAACAGTCTTACATTATTTTCAAATCTTGCCCGAAGAAGTGGTCGCATTTGGTGATGGGCCAAACGATGTGGAAATGTTGAAAAATGTAGGTACAGGAGTTGCGATGGAAAACGGGCGTTTCATGGCAAAGAAAGTTGCAAAATACATTACCACTCATCATGATCAAGACGGTGTTGCAGAATTCTTTAAAATGAATAGAAAGTCATTACAAATCGTTTAA
- a CDS encoding metal-dependent hydrolase produces the protein MDTTTHVTTGISLAGLSFLDPTIASHPDLVVGVLLCTVIGSNAPDIDFLFKYKGNETYVQEHRGISHSIPAVLLLSFLLSLLVSLFYGGSFFFTLFLWTLISVIIHVLSDICNIYGTQAFRPFTKKWIALNILPIFDPVVMTLQVIGIVLWINGVQPGYTFSFVFLFILSYISLRFFMAQKVLKAVDAKKNEVYTILPSFSVFSWTVIASCENHYRLGKYKRGKVSWSKVLDKNCGDNQIIKAAMKNRFVHQLLQYSPYLHAKIVKKHDGYEVHWFDLRYQSRIDEPFVAIIQLDHKLNLVKSYVKRGLISIPERV, from the coding sequence ATGGATACAACGACACATGTAACGACAGGTATTAGTCTTGCAGGTTTGTCTTTCTTAGATCCTACGATAGCAAGTCATCCAGATTTAGTAGTTGGGGTGTTATTGTGTACAGTCATCGGCTCAAATGCACCTGATATCGACTTTCTTTTCAAATATAAGGGAAATGAAACATATGTTCAGGAGCATCGGGGCATTAGTCATTCAATACCTGCTGTTCTACTTTTGTCGTTTTTACTATCATTACTAGTTTCATTGTTTTATGGTGGCTCATTCTTTTTCACCTTGTTCCTTTGGACACTGATATCCGTGATCATACACGTTCTATCAGATATTTGTAATATTTATGGTACACAGGCGTTTCGCCCTTTCACAAAGAAGTGGATTGCATTAAATATTCTACCTATTTTTGATCCAGTTGTTATGACCCTACAAGTCATTGGAATTGTGTTATGGATCAATGGTGTTCAGCCTGGATATACGTTTTCATTTGTATTTCTATTTATCCTCAGTTATATTTCCCTTCGTTTTTTCATGGCACAAAAAGTATTAAAAGCCGTTGATGCGAAGAAGAATGAAGTGTATACGATACTACCTTCTTTTAGCGTATTTTCATGGACTGTTATAGCTAGTTGTGAAAATCATTATAGGTTAGGAAAATACAAGCGTGGAAAGGTAAGTTGGTCAAAAGTATTGGATAAGAACTGTGGTGATAATCAAATTATTAAGGCAGCAATGAAAAATCGCTTTGTTCATCAACTACTTCAATATTCGCCTTACTTACATGCAAAAATCGTTAAGAAGCATGACGGCTATGAAGTCCATTGGTTTGATTTACGATATCAATCGAGGATTGATGAACCCTTTGTTGCAATTATTCAGTTAGATCATAAATTAAATCTCGTGAAGAGCTATGTAAAACGTGGGTTAATTTCAATTCCAGAGAGAGTGTAA
- a CDS encoding MGDG synthase family glycosyltransferase, whose product MEGPKVLILTSNYGNGHLQVADSLVQEFKRSGGNQVIVKDLFYETSPTFNEWTKKIYLKSFTKSGRHIYRLFYYSSKQITKRKNLKLLSYGYSKLCKIVDQEKPDVIINTFPSFAVPFHRSKTKAIIPTYNVITDYCLHHSWIHPNIDKYYVASRKLKQDLLELGISQTKIFVSGMPINPVFEETTFRGDLVQKYQVNPTKKTVLIVAGAYGVSNEMKEICDRLKDDPVIQLLIVCGKNVELYNQLKTKYQTYTDIKVFGYVTEMAELLKISTCVITKPGGIILSEAMAMNTPIVLPKATPGQERENAQFFQEQGAAVWHEDKDKLVTEIKHLIRNEMKLIEMKENLSMLHFPNSSRAIINDILRQYDCSKTNEKYLKL is encoded by the coding sequence ATGGAAGGTCCGAAAGTTTTAATCTTAACATCAAATTACGGAAATGGTCATCTTCAAGTAGCAGATTCACTTGTCCAGGAGTTTAAGCGATCAGGTGGGAATCAAGTCATTGTGAAAGATCTATTTTATGAAACAAGTCCTACTTTTAATGAATGGACCAAAAAAATCTATTTGAAGAGCTTTACTAAAAGTGGCAGGCATATTTATCGACTTTTTTATTACAGTAGTAAGCAAATTACAAAAAGAAAAAATTTAAAACTATTATCCTATGGCTATTCGAAACTATGTAAAATTGTTGATCAAGAAAAGCCAGATGTGATTATTAATACATTTCCGTCTTTTGCCGTTCCGTTTCATCGATCAAAAACGAAAGCTATTATACCTACTTATAATGTGATTACGGATTATTGCTTACACCATTCATGGATACATCCAAACATTGATAAATATTATGTTGCATCGAGAAAACTAAAACAAGATTTACTAGAGCTAGGTATTAGTCAAACAAAGATTTTTGTTTCAGGTATGCCGATTAATCCAGTTTTTGAAGAAACCACGTTCAGAGGAGATCTTGTTCAAAAATATCAAGTAAATCCAACCAAGAAAACAGTTTTAATCGTAGCAGGAGCTTATGGTGTGTCAAATGAAATGAAGGAAATTTGCGACAGATTAAAAGACGATCCTGTCATCCAACTACTCATCGTTTGTGGGAAAAACGTTGAGCTTTATAATCAGTTAAAAACAAAATATCAAACATATACGGATATCAAAGTTTTTGGATATGTAACTGAAATGGCTGAATTATTAAAAATATCTACTTGTGTAATTACAAAACCTGGTGGAATTATTCTATCTGAAGCGATGGCTATGAATACACCGATTGTGTTACCAAAAGCAACTCCTGGGCAGGAACGAGAAAATGCCCAATTTTTTCAAGAACAAGGGGCAGCTGTTTGGCATGAAGATAAAGATAAATTAGTGACTGAAATTAAACATCTTATTCGAAACGAAATGAAACTCATTGAAATGAAGGAAAATCTTTCGATGCTACATTTTCCAAACTCATCCAGAGCAATTATTAATGATATCTTAAGGCAATATGACTGTTCGAAAACAAATGAGAAATATCTTAAACTTTAA
- a CDS encoding glycosyltransferase family 4 protein has protein sequence MRIAIFSDTYAPEINGVAKTLKRYTNYLEARGIEYKLFVPESSTPVPTVPQVQRFTSIPFVLYPECRIALPNPLHIRQTLDDFNPSLIHIATPFNLGLFGLHYGKKHNIPMVASYHTHFDDYLEYYHLTFLQKWIWKYMSWFHRYFEKVYVPSESTREKLLSQQIHDKIELWGRGVDHSFFSPEKQTSKIREKYNIKEKNILLYVGRISPEKDVQVVLNTFHKLPEKIKKDTHLLMVGDGPLLKQLSELECEQITWTGFMEGNDLAEVYASSNVFIFPSSTETFGNVVLEAQSSGLPVIGARAGGVQHLINHGQNGFLCEPKNTQEFARYTSLLLDDCQLQQKLGDHACQFANAQSWEQIFDRLLASFEDVLKKKQRITA, from the coding sequence ATGCGAATTGCAATTTTTTCTGATACTTACGCCCCAGAGATTAATGGTGTTGCCAAAACATTAAAAAGGTATACGAATTATCTAGAAGCACGGGGGATTGAATACAAACTATTCGTTCCTGAAAGTAGTACACCTGTGCCAACTGTTCCGCAAGTTCAGAGATTTACGAGCATTCCCTTTGTTTTATATCCTGAATGTCGCATTGCCCTTCCTAACCCACTTCACATTAGACAAACACTTGACGACTTCAATCCATCCCTCATTCATATTGCAACACCCTTTAATCTTGGTCTATTTGGATTGCATTACGGAAAAAAACATAACATTCCTATGGTTGCTTCGTACCACACACATTTTGATGACTACTTAGAGTATTATCACTTAACCTTTTTGCAAAAGTGGATTTGGAAATACATGTCTTGGTTTCATCGTTACTTTGAAAAAGTATATGTCCCATCAGAAAGCACAAGAGAAAAGCTCCTTAGTCAACAGATCCACGACAAGATTGAACTATGGGGCCGCGGGGTTGATCATTCATTTTTCTCGCCCGAAAAACAAACAAGTAAAATTAGAGAAAAATATAACATCAAAGAAAAAAATATTCTCCTTTATGTAGGAAGGATTTCTCCTGAAAAAGATGTTCAGGTGGTACTCAACACATTTCACAAGCTACCAGAAAAAATTAAAAAAGATACTCATTTACTCATGGTTGGTGACGGTCCGCTACTAAAACAATTATCAGAGCTAGAGTGTGAACAAATCACTTGGACTGGGTTTATGGAAGGAAACGATTTAGCTGAGGTATATGCCTCTAGTAACGTTTTTATCTTTCCATCATCAACTGAAACGTTTGGAAATGTAGTATTAGAAGCTCAAAGCTCAGGTTTGCCTGTAATAGGAGCAAGAGCTGGGGGAGTGCAACACCTAATCAATCATGGACAGAATGGCTTTCTATGTGAACCAAAAAATACACAAGAGTTTGCTAGATATACGTCTCTTTTATTAGATGATTGTCAGCTACAGCAGAAATTAGGCGATCATGCTTGTCAGTTTGCTAATGCTCAATCGTGGGAGCAAATATTTGATCGTTTACTTGCTAGTTTTGAAGACGTACTGAAAAAAAAGCAAAGAATTACAGCCTAG